In Gambusia affinis linkage group LG08, SWU_Gaff_1.0, whole genome shotgun sequence, a single window of DNA contains:
- the iqch gene encoding IQ motif-containing protein H isoform X4 codes for MADIPKHEDTFEDVLVQVEHDLSQLKYNVGKINVDEKGATLDIKVLDNAISRTQSSIRRHADDYLKSVNKQQLVLPAIEDLPKQTLKIYKWKPSLEGLPDVYSQKKTLDALFHETKVKPEAVESLAVTKAKGKRVQYLPEDELQPVIKPSLLRMSIQHNIMTLQPRPELHWSKKELDFKPEKKSKCQMDSQTRPRRKVGESKHLFTSLPSLPSQITVSDRMDQMEIQATTSFVTEETEDQSEDAQTSTFTIVNGKIDPMAKDFICFKGRFSWCWSSVVEVLEDLTKLLREFAVPLAKVDGDNFIQLCPSSDYGYSKTLSKATLFSLLQNKGDVLELVSRPGQRYRGEGGRDAAATRIQACWRRYFNRTSYLCYHHRKNAAEVISMSWLLHYQRCQVKKDLQAKRFRQLENYRNRAEHLAENWKHIRSSKRTIIHIPSLGFSQSWRQNTRKYDILQNIQITRLCDIRDENVEVIYICPVHLGEDILRYYDNFLSRNGADSSTSQDLLCNKRFLILTPEAVDHFPTRNMCLSTLLKYSPSTLKQIKRQIQGKWAYIVGGVGHEDDLDVADELDVPILGPEPAVSQLHGTKSGGRRIFSEAGLEVPPGQGDVYALNQLYETLAELITQNIHIQRWLFKINVQRRGRDTAFCDVCHLRCYSWALQRYQYFGPDLYHSKWVQEFVMQKYLEEIPEWLIYYTQLAKCSRFQSWSEFMKFFLRQGGVVEAYPPSENVTHMTVDMLLEPSGEVTLLSWGDQLHGYCHLDIVGAIIPKTSVHLEILHSICMHVAHVCQQKCIMGYVSVGLATFVDHSTMKQKIWGIDLEIGFSDQLAMTQMLLMATGGTLNWHTGCFEVPMPDREKCSEQEAAAKHLVDSRYAVVGIHLFHSNLSMLYHSMFFKMCKYNYIEFNKKL; via the exons ATGGCTGACATACCCAAACACGAAGATACGTTTGAAGACGTTTTAGTTCAG gttGAACATGATTTAAGCCAACTTAAGTACAATGTTGGCAAAATCAATGTGGACGAAAAGGGCGCAACTCTCGATATCAAAGTACTGGACAATGCCATTAGTAGGACCCAAAGTAGCATCAGG AGACACGCAGATGATTATTTGAAAAGTGTAAATAAGCAGCAGTTGGTTCTTCCAGCCATTGAAGACTTACCAAAACAGACCTTAAAGATTTATAAATG GAAACCCTCTCTTGAAGGTCTCCCTGATGTGtattcacaaaaaaagacattggaCGCACTATTCCATGAAACAAAG GTGAAACCTGAGGCTGTAGAGAGTCTTGCAGTTActaaagcaaaaggaaaacgCGTTCAATATCTTCCTGAAGATGAACTGCAACCAG TGATTAAACCAAGCTTGCTTCGCATGTCGATTCAGCACAACATTATGACTCTTCAGCCCAGGCCAGAATTACACTGGTCAAAAAAAG AATTAGATTTCAAGCCAGAAAAGAAGTCAAAATGTCAGATGGATTCACAAACCAGGCCTCGCAGAAAAGTTGGTGAATCCAAACATCTCTTCACTAGTTTACCAAGTTTACCAAGTCAGATCACAGTTTCTGACAGAATGGACCAAATGGAAATACAAGCCACCACCAGTTTTGTCACTGAAGAGACCGAG GACCAGTCTGAAGATGCTCAAACAAGCACTTTTACAATCGTAAACGGGAAAATTGATCCGATGGCGAAAGATTTCATTTGCTTCAAGGGGAGATTTAGTTGGTGCTGGAGCAGTGtggtggaggttctggaggacCTGACTAAACTGCTCCGAGAGTTTGCAGTGCCTTTAGCTAAAGTTGATGGAGACAACTTCATACAGTTATGCCCTAGTTCTGATTATGGTTACAGTAAGACTCTGTCAAAGGCCACTCTCTTCTCACTGCTTCAAAATAAGGGGGATGTGTTAGAACTGGTTTCACGCCCAGGTCAACGCTacagaggagaaggaggcaGAGATGCCGCTGCCACCCGTATACAGGCCTGCTGGAGGCGCTACTTCAACAGGACTTCTTACCTGTGCTACCACCACCGCAAGAATGCAGCGGAAGTTATCTCGATGTCATGGCTGTTGCACTATCAAAGGTGCCAAGTGAAGAAAGACCTTCAGGCCAAGCGTTTCAGACAGCTGGAAAATTATCGCAACAGAGCAGAG CATCTGGCAGAAAACTGGAAACACATCCGGTCGTCCAAGAGGACCATTATCCACATCCCTTCATTAG GGTTCTCCCAGAGCTGGAGACAGAACACCAGGAAATATGACATCCTCCAGAACATCCAAATCACCAGGCTGTGTGATATTAGAG ATGAAAATGTGGAGGTGATCTACATATGCCCAGTGCATCTGGGGGAAGACATCTTGCGGTATTACGACAATTTCCTGAGTAGGAATGGGGCTGATAGCAGCACCAGCCAGGACTTGCTCTGTAACAAACGGTTTCTTATCCTAACACCGGAGGCTGTGGATCATTTCCCT ACCCGCAACATGTGTCTGTCTACACTGCTGAAGTACAGTCCGTCCACCCTGAAGCAAATCAAACGCCAAATACAGGGGAAGTGGGCCTATATAGTGGGTGGAGTTGGCCATGAGGATGACCTGGATGTGGCTGATGAGCTGGATGTGCCAATCTTGGGTCCAGAACCGGCTGTTTCACAACTCCACGGCACCAAGTCTGGAGGAAGAAGGATATTTTCTGAAGCAGGACTGGAAGTACCCCCTGGTCAAGGAGATGTGTACGCACTTAACCAG CTTTATGAAACACTGGCCGAACTTATTACTCAAAATATTCACATTCAGCGCTGGCTCTTTAAGATCAACGTGCAGCGAAGAGGCCGTGATACAGCATTCTGTGATGTTTGCCACCTTAGGTGCTACAGCTGGGCCCTGCAGCGCTACCAGTATTTTGGGCCTGATTTATATCACTCAAAATGGGTTCAG GAATTTGTGatgcagaaatatttagaaGAGATCCCAGAATGGCTGATCTATTATACCCAACTGGCTAAATGTTCCCGTTTTCAAAGTTGGTCCGAGTTCATGAAGTTCTTCCTCAGACAAG GTGGAGTAGTGGAGGCATACCCCCCTTCAGAGAATGTCACCCATATGACTGTAGATATGCTCCTGGAGCCCAGCGGTGAGGTGACCCTTCTGTCCTGGGGAGACCAACTGCATGGCTATTGTCATCTAGACATTGTGGGAGCCATTATTCCTAAGACTTCTGTTCACCTAGAGATCCTGCACTCTATCTGCATGCATGTGGCTCACGTTTGCCAGCAGAAATGTATTATGGGTTATGTATCTGTTGGCCTGGCAACCTTTGTTGACCACAGCACCATGAAGCAGAAG ATATGGGGAATTGATCTGGAAATTGGATTCAGTGACCAGCTTGCCATGACCCAGATGCTACTAATGGCAACTGGAGGAACGCTGAACTGGCACACAGGCTGTTTCGAAGTGCCAATGCcagacagagagaaatgttCTGAACAGGAGGCCGCAGCAAAA
- the iqch gene encoding IQ motif-containing protein H isoform X5: MADIPKHEDTFEDVLVQVEHDLSQLKYNVGKINVDEKGATLDIKVLDNAISRTQSSIRRHADDYLKSVNKQQLVLPAIEDLPKQTLKIYKWKPSLEGLPDVYSQKKTLDALFHETKVKPEAVESLAVTKAKGKRVQYLPEDELQPVIKPSLLRMSIQHNIMTLQPRPELHWSKKELDFKPEKKSKCQMDSQTRPRRKVGESKHLFTSLPSLPSQITVSDRMDQMEIQATTSFVTEETEDQSEDAQTSTFTIVNGKIDPMAKDFICFKGRFSWCWSSVVEVLEDLTKLLREFAVPLAKVDGDNFIQLCPSSDYGYSKTLSKATLFSLLQNKGDVLELVSRPGQRYRGEGGRDAAATRIQACWRRYFNRTSYLCYHHRKNAAEVISMSWLLHYQRCQVKKDLQAKRFRQLENYRNRAEHLAENWKHIRSSKRTIIHIPSLGFSQSWRQNTRKYDILQNIQITRLCDIRDENVEVIYICPVHLGEDILRYYDNFLSRNGADSSTSQDLLCNKRFLILTPEAVDHFPTRNMCLSTLLKYSPSTLKQIKRQIQGKWAYIVGGVGHEDDLDVADELDVPILGPEPAVSQLHGTKSGGRRIFSEAGLEVPPGQGDVYALNQLYETLAELITQNIHIQRWLFKINVQRRGRDTAFCDVCHLRCYSWALQRYQYFGPDLYHSKWVQEFVMQKYLEEIPEWLIYYTQLAKCSRFQSWSEFMKFFLRQGGVVEAYPPSENVTHMTVDMLLEPSGEVTLLSWGDQLHGYCHLDIVGAIIPKTSVHLEILHSICMHVAHVCQQKCIMGYVSVGLATFVDHSTMKQKFIISF; this comes from the exons ATGGCTGACATACCCAAACACGAAGATACGTTTGAAGACGTTTTAGTTCAG gttGAACATGATTTAAGCCAACTTAAGTACAATGTTGGCAAAATCAATGTGGACGAAAAGGGCGCAACTCTCGATATCAAAGTACTGGACAATGCCATTAGTAGGACCCAAAGTAGCATCAGG AGACACGCAGATGATTATTTGAAAAGTGTAAATAAGCAGCAGTTGGTTCTTCCAGCCATTGAAGACTTACCAAAACAGACCTTAAAGATTTATAAATG GAAACCCTCTCTTGAAGGTCTCCCTGATGTGtattcacaaaaaaagacattggaCGCACTATTCCATGAAACAAAG GTGAAACCTGAGGCTGTAGAGAGTCTTGCAGTTActaaagcaaaaggaaaacgCGTTCAATATCTTCCTGAAGATGAACTGCAACCAG TGATTAAACCAAGCTTGCTTCGCATGTCGATTCAGCACAACATTATGACTCTTCAGCCCAGGCCAGAATTACACTGGTCAAAAAAAG AATTAGATTTCAAGCCAGAAAAGAAGTCAAAATGTCAGATGGATTCACAAACCAGGCCTCGCAGAAAAGTTGGTGAATCCAAACATCTCTTCACTAGTTTACCAAGTTTACCAAGTCAGATCACAGTTTCTGACAGAATGGACCAAATGGAAATACAAGCCACCACCAGTTTTGTCACTGAAGAGACCGAG GACCAGTCTGAAGATGCTCAAACAAGCACTTTTACAATCGTAAACGGGAAAATTGATCCGATGGCGAAAGATTTCATTTGCTTCAAGGGGAGATTTAGTTGGTGCTGGAGCAGTGtggtggaggttctggaggacCTGACTAAACTGCTCCGAGAGTTTGCAGTGCCTTTAGCTAAAGTTGATGGAGACAACTTCATACAGTTATGCCCTAGTTCTGATTATGGTTACAGTAAGACTCTGTCAAAGGCCACTCTCTTCTCACTGCTTCAAAATAAGGGGGATGTGTTAGAACTGGTTTCACGCCCAGGTCAACGCTacagaggagaaggaggcaGAGATGCCGCTGCCACCCGTATACAGGCCTGCTGGAGGCGCTACTTCAACAGGACTTCTTACCTGTGCTACCACCACCGCAAGAATGCAGCGGAAGTTATCTCGATGTCATGGCTGTTGCACTATCAAAGGTGCCAAGTGAAGAAAGACCTTCAGGCCAAGCGTTTCAGACAGCTGGAAAATTATCGCAACAGAGCAGAG CATCTGGCAGAAAACTGGAAACACATCCGGTCGTCCAAGAGGACCATTATCCACATCCCTTCATTAG GGTTCTCCCAGAGCTGGAGACAGAACACCAGGAAATATGACATCCTCCAGAACATCCAAATCACCAGGCTGTGTGATATTAGAG ATGAAAATGTGGAGGTGATCTACATATGCCCAGTGCATCTGGGGGAAGACATCTTGCGGTATTACGACAATTTCCTGAGTAGGAATGGGGCTGATAGCAGCACCAGCCAGGACTTGCTCTGTAACAAACGGTTTCTTATCCTAACACCGGAGGCTGTGGATCATTTCCCT ACCCGCAACATGTGTCTGTCTACACTGCTGAAGTACAGTCCGTCCACCCTGAAGCAAATCAAACGCCAAATACAGGGGAAGTGGGCCTATATAGTGGGTGGAGTTGGCCATGAGGATGACCTGGATGTGGCTGATGAGCTGGATGTGCCAATCTTGGGTCCAGAACCGGCTGTTTCACAACTCCACGGCACCAAGTCTGGAGGAAGAAGGATATTTTCTGAAGCAGGACTGGAAGTACCCCCTGGTCAAGGAGATGTGTACGCACTTAACCAG CTTTATGAAACACTGGCCGAACTTATTACTCAAAATATTCACATTCAGCGCTGGCTCTTTAAGATCAACGTGCAGCGAAGAGGCCGTGATACAGCATTCTGTGATGTTTGCCACCTTAGGTGCTACAGCTGGGCCCTGCAGCGCTACCAGTATTTTGGGCCTGATTTATATCACTCAAAATGGGTTCAG GAATTTGTGatgcagaaatatttagaaGAGATCCCAGAATGGCTGATCTATTATACCCAACTGGCTAAATGTTCCCGTTTTCAAAGTTGGTCCGAGTTCATGAAGTTCTTCCTCAGACAAG GTGGAGTAGTGGAGGCATACCCCCCTTCAGAGAATGTCACCCATATGACTGTAGATATGCTCCTGGAGCCCAGCGGTGAGGTGACCCTTCTGTCCTGGGGAGACCAACTGCATGGCTATTGTCATCTAGACATTGTGGGAGCCATTATTCCTAAGACTTCTGTTCACCTAGAGATCCTGCACTCTATCTGCATGCATGTGGCTCACGTTTGCCAGCAGAAATGTATTATGGGTTATGTATCTGTTGGCCTGGCAACCTTTGTTGACCACAGCACCATGAAGCAGAAG TTCATAATATCTTTTTGA